The Jaculus jaculus isolate mJacJac1 chromosome 1, mJacJac1.mat.Y.cur, whole genome shotgun sequence nucleotide sequence GTATTAGATTTTCTAATTGTGATCTCTGGGCATGGATAATTTGCTAGAGTTTTTCCTCAGGCATCAGTCTTTATAGAGTTCATGTAAGTGTCAGAGGTTCACATGCAGGCTTGAATCTTTAAGAGAGAGGTGAAGGTGCAGTTTCTGCCGAAAGATATTTCAAATATGGATCGTGTGTCCATAagcaaaaggaagaaacagaCACAGCATAAGCGAAGACCTCCTAGTCTGCTGCTTAAATTACAGCAGAAGCCTCACATTGTCTCTTCTCCCAATGTTTCCTGATCATCTCTTCAACATGATCAATGTCTTATCTATTATAAaattttagaggctggagagatggcttagtggttaaggcacttatctacaaagccaaaggacccatgtaaaccagttgcaaAAGGtgatacatatatctggagttcatttgcatagctgaggccctggcatgcccattctttctttctctctctcttatctaatTCCTtctcgttctcactctctctctctcttttttgtggggggatggagtggtagggtctcactctagcccaggccaacctggaatttactatgtcatctcagggtggcctcaaactcactgcaatcctactatctctgcctcctgagtactgggattaaaggtgtgagccaccatgcccagctctccttccctctcttaaataaataaacacttaaaatatttattaaaaatatttaccctattaagtcaggcgtggtggtgcatgcctttattcccagcattcgggaggcagaggtaggaggatcaccatgagtttgaagccaccctgaaactacagagtgaattccaggttagcctgagctacagtgagaccctacatcgaaaaaccaaaacaacaacaaaaattaccctATTTTATTCAGTCTGCAAATATCATTCTTGTGTCTGAAACATTGTATCACCCAATAACACAGACAAATTCAAGGAGATAACTTGTAGATTTATTATGGTTCATAAACTAAAAttccatgttttctttaaaaaagaaacataaaactgCTATTGCAATAGTCGATCAAAACAGTATGGGTTGTTTATATGATAAGCCAATCTCTAGTAAGTTGACCTTCTCTGTCTCCATCCATGGCCTAGATTTCTCCACAGTATCCtcaccttgttttctttttttaatttaatatttattttagagagggagagacagagtgaggaagagggagggagagagaaagagagaatgggcatgccagtgcctccagccactgcacaagaaTTCCAGatgtcaccttgtgtatatggcttacgtggctcctggggaattgaacctaggtccttaggcttcacaggcatataccttaacctctaagccatttctccagcccttcaccatGGTATTGACAGATTACATCAATGGTCATTTAGTCCATGTTTACCAAGCCTGATGTTTCTCCTTCCTttgtcacagagagagaaataggcagagagacacagagagagggcagtggtgggggagaggcaaggaagcactccagggcctccaaccactgcacatgcactccagccacatgtgccaccatgtgcatctggcttatgtaggtacaggggaattgagctgaggtcctttggctttgcaggcaagcaccttaactactaagccatctctccagccccgggggaAATgtcttagtcattttttttttttttatgttttcagtctTGCTGGTGAGTTTTACTGTTATTGGGATAAGTTCCCATGTCAGATAAATAGTATCTTAAATCCTGAAGATCCTGGGaacatttgtatcccttttggtGCTAAATTCTAGTTTTAAAGGTGAGGAAGAAAATATGCCCAGTGACAGTGTTCAAGCTCACAGCATTAAAGCATTCGTGTGTAAAATGTGGCTTCTCAGTCTTTGGACATCAGTGCAAGTTTTTCACTTGGTTACTTCTTGACCTGCGCATGGATTGCTTTATGGCTTTGCTGTACACATTCCTTCTTGCagtcagagaaaaatgaaaaacagaacaaaactatttttccccattctgtccTGACTTGCAGTCTCAATAGAGTTAAATTTTGCAATTCTATAATGCACATATACAAAAACCAACACCAGTGCCATAAGACAGTATTCCAAGGAAGTCTCCCCACTCCTTACACCAGTGCTCTGTCCTCTCGGCGCGGTGTCTGGACCCAGTGTTCTCCTGTTTGTCATCACTTTCACATACACCTGAACAACTCACAACCGCCAACTCTCTGGCCTCCACTTTGAAGAACAATTACCCCCTCTAACTTGATCTTTAAATAGTTTGACTATGTTTCCTAATTTACTCAGACTACCATTTGTAGCACCCACTTTCTCCCTGCAATACCTCTATATCGGCATGATAGACTGAAACATCCTTCTCTTTCTGAGCCATCATCCATGGCCTGGTTACCTTGTTTCTTGTTGCTTCTGAACCACCACTGGCCTGTCCTCTTCTTCGTCCCTCCTGGTCAACTCCTTTTATTCATTGTCTGATTGTTCTTCATATGGTCTGTACATGTATGTAAATAACCCAGGGCTCATTAATTGGAGCACTTTTATTTGCTGTATGTCCAATTACACTAgataatatcatttatttttatagcagTACATGACAAAACTGCAAACTTTCTGTCATTTCTAGTCATCTTTTCTAAACCCCGTCTCTATACTCAGTGTTATAGTCCACATAATCAAGTAAATATCTATTGGAAATTTCACATGATTAAGTCaaaaagcacttttaaaaaatgtttttacttatggATGGGGTAGTGGGACAGCTGAGGCACACCAAGACTTTGTGCTGCTCTAAACAAATACCGGATGCTTGTGTcatgtttgcatctggctttcatgggtggcttgggatttgaacctaggtcttcaagggcctttaattgttgagctatcttcccaggcccATGAGTGCTCATCTTTTCCTTGCACTCAACAACTTTACTTTACAAGTTCTTTCATCATTCATCTTGCATTTAAAATTtaatcattatttgtagatgataaaCAATGTAAAACTcctctttttaaagtaaaagtcagcaaaaataataataatttctttacTTTCCATGGACTGTATCACAAGTATGATCCAAGTCTGGCATTAAGACACGTATGAGGGGTGGTTTCCATCTTCTGCTCAGCATCGTGGCTGCCCTCAAACCTCTGGTGAAGCCCAAGATTGTCAAAAAGAGGACCAAAAAGTTCATCTGGCACCAGTCAGACCAATATGTCAAAGTTAAGCGTAACTGGTGGAAAACCAGAGGTATTGACAACAGGGGGAAGAGAAGATTCAAAGGCCATATTCTGATGCCCAACGTTGGTTATGGGAGCAAAAAAAGCACAAAGCACATGCTGCCCATTGGCTTCCGGAAGTTCCTGGTCCACGATGTCAAGGAGCTGGAAGTGCTCCTAATGTGCA carries:
- the LOC101604078 gene encoding 60S ribosomal protein L32-like, encoding MRGGFHLLLSIVAALKPLVKPKIVKKRTKKFIWHQSDQYVKVKRNWWKTRGIDNRGKRRFKGHILMPNVGYGSKKSTKHMLPIGFRKFLVHDVKELEVLLMCNRPEEASGHSNKEHSTISFMESGK